In Janthinobacterium rivuli, a single genomic region encodes these proteins:
- a CDS encoding VTT domain-containing protein yields the protein MPNLIYLLEHYGVLIVFGIVLVEQLGLPIPAFPILVVAGALAVDGDMNGGLVLAAALSACLISDFTWFRAGRHFGKRILRLLCRISLSPDYCVSQTEDKFKRWGPKALIVSKFVPGFNTVAAPMSGALGTPPGLFFLYAGLGALLWSGTGIVVGVIFHASVQQVLDLLSTMGSTALLMLATLLGLFLLYKFLERRRFRQALQIERIGIDELLELIEQGEEPLMVDARSATAQALEPAVPGALFFNGKEPVPAMIAMDKDRHIIVYCSCPNDVTAAQVAKLLHQHGFHRAKPLHGGLDAWNAAYRSDEPAPASLLGEGLPS from the coding sequence ATGCCCAACCTCATTTACCTGCTCGAACATTACGGTGTCCTGATTGTCTTTGGCATCGTGCTGGTGGAGCAGCTCGGCCTGCCGATTCCCGCCTTTCCCATCCTCGTGGTGGCGGGGGCGCTGGCCGTCGATGGCGACATGAATGGGGGACTGGTGCTGGCCGCCGCGCTAAGCGCCTGCCTGATCAGCGACTTCACGTGGTTCCGCGCGGGCCGCCATTTCGGCAAGCGCATCCTGCGGCTGCTGTGCCGCATCTCGCTGTCGCCCGATTACTGCGTCAGCCAGACGGAAGACAAATTCAAGCGCTGGGGCCCGAAAGCCCTGATCGTTTCCAAATTCGTGCCGGGTTTCAATACCGTGGCCGCGCCCATGTCGGGCGCGCTGGGCACGCCGCCGGGCCTGTTCTTCCTGTACGCGGGCCTGGGCGCCTTGCTGTGGAGCGGCACGGGCATCGTCGTCGGCGTGATTTTCCATGCCAGCGTGCAGCAAGTGCTCGACTTGCTCAGCACCATGGGCAGCACGGCCTTGCTGATGCTGGCCACCTTGCTGGGCTTGTTCCTGCTGTATAAATTCCTTGAACGCCGGCGTTTTCGCCAGGCCTTGCAGATCGAGCGCATCGGCATCGATGAATTGCTCGAACTGATAGAGCAGGGTGAAGAGCCGCTGATGGTCGACGCGCGCAGCGCCACGGCGCAGGCGCTGGAGCCGGCAGTGCCGGGCGCCTTGTTCTTCAACGGCAAGGAACCGGTGCCCGCCATGATCGCCATGGACAAGGACCGCCACATCATCGTGTATTGCAGCTGTCCCAACGACGTGACGGCCGCGCAAGTGGCCAAGCTGCTGCACCAGCACGGCTTCCACCGCGCCAAGCCCCTGCATGGCGGCCTCGACGCCTGGAATGCCGCCTACCGCTCGGACGAGCCGGCGCCCGCCAGCCTGCTGGGCGAAGGTTTGCCTTCCTGA
- a CDS encoding glucokinase, protein MSASSSPVLPTSAFADGPRLLADVGGTNARFALEVAAGHITLVEVLPCADYPSLSAALQAYLALPHIAAAGGQAVRHAVIAIANPVDGDFLSMTNHHWSFSIRAMREECGFTTLDVVNDFTALARALPQLSNEQKHQVGAGTARPNTAIGLIGAGTGLGVSGLIPSHGGWIALQSEGGHVSFAPFNEVEVSILQFAWREYEHVSAERLISGDGLELIYRALADRAGVPAEDLPAAEITRRALAGESQLCDDVIEAFCCMLGTVAGNVAVTLGALGGIYIGGGIVPRLGARFDRSGFRARFERKGRFANYVSQVPTFVITAQYPAFLGASAILSEKLASL, encoded by the coding sequence ATGAGCGCTTCGTCTTCTCCCGTACTGCCGACTTCCGCCTTCGCCGATGGACCGCGCCTGCTGGCCGACGTGGGCGGCACCAATGCCCGTTTCGCCCTGGAAGTGGCCGCTGGCCACATCACCCTGGTGGAAGTGCTGCCCTGTGCCGATTACCCGAGCCTGTCCGCCGCCCTGCAAGCCTATCTGGCCCTGCCGCACATCGCGGCCGCCGGCGGGCAAGCCGTGCGCCATGCCGTGATCGCCATCGCCAACCCGGTCGACGGCGATTTCCTCAGCATGACGAACCATCACTGGTCGTTCTCGATCCGCGCCATGCGCGAAGAGTGCGGTTTCACGACCCTGGACGTGGTCAACGATTTCACGGCCCTGGCGCGCGCCTTGCCGCAGTTGTCGAACGAGCAAAAACACCAGGTGGGCGCGGGCACGGCCCGTCCGAATACGGCCATCGGCCTGATCGGCGCCGGCACGGGCCTGGGCGTGTCGGGCCTGATTCCTTCGCATGGCGGCTGGATCGCCCTGCAAAGCGAGGGCGGCCACGTCAGCTTTGCGCCGTTCAACGAAGTGGAAGTGAGCATTCTGCAATTTGCCTGGCGCGAATACGAGCATGTCTCGGCCGAACGCCTGATTTCCGGCGATGGTCTGGAACTGATCTACCGCGCCCTGGCCGACCGCGCGGGCGTGCCGGCGGAAGACTTGCCGGCGGCGGAAATCACGCGCCGCGCGCTGGCTGGCGAATCCCAGCTGTGCGACGATGTCATCGAAGCGTTCTGCTGCATGCTCGGCACCGTGGCGGGCAACGTTGCCGTCACCCTGGGCGCGCTGGGCGGCATTTATATCGGCGGCGGCATCGTGCCGCGCCTGGGCGCGCGTTTCGACCGCTCCGGCTTCCGCGCCCGCTTCGAGCGCAAGGGCCGCTTCGCCAATTATGTCTCGCAAGTGCCGACCTTCGTCATCACGGCGCAGTACCCAGCTTTCCTGGGTGCATCGGCCATTCTGTCGGAGAAACTCGCCTCCCTGTGA
- the scpB gene encoding SMC-Scp complex subunit ScpB, producing the protein MNTIEAKKVLETALLCARESLTIHSLKKLFVDADENGRVRGVGVGADTIKQLLEELRDEWEGRGIEIVSLASGWRFQSRPEMKMYLDRMTPERPPKYSRATLETLAIIAYRQPVTRGDIEEIRGVAVNSQTIKMLEDRGWVDAIGYRDVVGRPALLATTKQFLDDLGLQSLSQLPPLQQISEMQGNGLEALEAALQENFDKASNELVPQLGAGSNTAVTDIDVTASLDAGPDASPTDEAYTHDPAPELTVDAAPGQHSQETKNE; encoded by the coding sequence ATGAATACAATTGAGGCTAAAAAAGTCCTCGAAACCGCGTTGCTGTGCGCTCGTGAGTCGCTGACGATCCACAGCTTGAAGAAGCTGTTCGTCGATGCGGACGAGAATGGTCGCGTGCGCGGCGTCGGCGTTGGCGCCGACACGATCAAGCAATTGCTGGAAGAGTTGCGCGATGAGTGGGAAGGGCGCGGCATCGAGATCGTCAGTCTGGCGTCGGGCTGGCGCTTTCAAAGCCGCCCGGAAATGAAGATGTATCTCGATCGCATGACGCCCGAGCGGCCGCCCAAGTATTCGCGGGCGACCCTGGAAACCCTCGCGATCATCGCCTACCGCCAGCCGGTGACGCGCGGCGATATCGAGGAAATCCGCGGCGTTGCCGTCAATTCGCAGACGATCAAGATGCTGGAAGATCGTGGCTGGGTCGATGCCATCGGTTACCGCGACGTGGTGGGACGGCCGGCCTTGCTGGCCACCACCAAGCAGTTTTTGGATGACCTGGGTTTGCAATCGCTGTCCCAGCTGCCGCCTTTGCAGCAAATCAGCGAGATGCAGGGCAATGGGCTCGAAGCCCTGGAAGCGGCCCTGCAAGAAAATTTTGACAAGGCAAGCAATGAGCTTGTCCCCCAGCTTGGTGCAGGTAGCAATACGGCTGTGACAGATATAGATGTGACAGCAAGCCTTGATGCCGGCCCCGATGCTTCGCCCACGGACGAAGCCTACACTCACGACCCTGCGCCAGAACTAACGGTTGACGCTGCGCCAGGTCAGCACAGCCAAGAAACGAAGAATGAATAA
- the rluB gene encoding 23S rRNA pseudouridine(2605) synthase RluB encodes MNNPNTPETVTASDEAIVAKPKRRTKAQIEADAAAAAVAGDSAVAKPKRRTKADVAADAPVAAAEVEAAPAVKKTRAKPALKAVADAAEAAAEAVAAPAPRPPRARAAAKAAAAVAETAPEAVADKPAEARPTRGPRQMRGVQAERALRQPPRAEAPQAAEAVAAAPAAEQAAAPVADVFDAEGNLVSGPRLPRGPRNDVPGAGKNAGKSRKKGKGRQAAPGKLSDADAVFSFVTSDAFDSEEGGTGRVQKVAVRRDLTSDDDAPKLHKVLAEAGLGSRRDMEDLIISGRVSVNGEPAHIGQRILPSDHVRINGKLIQRRVSKKPPRVLVYHKPAGEIVSHNDPDGRPSVFDRLPTMKAGKWLAVGRLDFNTEGLLLFTTSGDLANRLMHPRYGIDREYAVRTLGELEEGMRQKLLAGVELEDGLAQFSKIADGGGEGINKWYRVVIGEGRNREVRRMFEAIGLTVSRLIRTRYGAMTLPSGLKRGRWEEMDENTVRDLLTAYGIEKKMPASGDPRAAGAAKGREARKVERKDRDDEPNGNRIDVSNRNADPFPVAPRRGQPQGQFARPQGQGRPGGAGRPGEARGPGRGQPQGPFQGGQPRSSASFEGAQGQGQGQGRPPRAAGQGQGRPAGGGEGRAPQRGPRQPDPLQTAFGFANTGPRRNTGGGAGGQARSGGQPRGGMDRGGMDGMPRRRSKG; translated from the coding sequence ATGAATAATCCGAACACACCCGAGACAGTAACCGCCAGCGACGAAGCCATCGTTGCCAAGCCCAAGCGCCGCACCAAGGCTCAGATCGAAGCCGATGCGGCTGCTGCCGCAGTTGCCGGCGATAGCGCCGTTGCCAAGCCGAAGCGCCGCACGAAAGCCGACGTGGCCGCTGATGCGCCCGTCGCCGCTGCTGAAGTTGAAGCCGCCCCAGCCGTCAAGAAAACCCGCGCCAAGCCAGCCCTGAAAGCCGTGGCCGACGCCGCCGAAGCGGCTGCTGAAGCGGTTGCCGCACCTGCACCGCGTCCGCCGCGCGCCCGCGCCGCCGCCAAGGCCGCTGCCGCCGTCGCTGAAACGGCGCCCGAAGCCGTCGCCGACAAGCCGGCCGAAGCACGTCCGACCCGCGGTCCGCGCCAGATGCGTGGCGTGCAGGCGGAACGCGCACTGCGCCAGCCGCCGCGCGCCGAAGCACCGCAGGCCGCCGAAGCCGTTGCAGCCGCGCCTGCCGCAGAGCAAGCCGCCGCGCCTGTCGCCGACGTGTTCGATGCCGAAGGCAACCTCGTGTCCGGCCCGCGCCTGCCGCGCGGTCCGCGCAACGACGTACCGGGCGCTGGCAAGAATGCCGGCAAGAGCCGTAAAAAGGGCAAGGGCCGCCAGGCTGCGCCAGGCAAACTCAGCGACGCTGATGCTGTCTTCTCGTTCGTCACCTCCGACGCGTTCGACAGCGAAGAAGGCGGCACGGGCCGCGTACAGAAAGTGGCCGTGCGCCGCGACCTGACGTCCGACGACGACGCGCCGAAGCTGCACAAGGTGCTGGCCGAAGCCGGTCTCGGTTCGCGCCGCGACATGGAAGACCTGATCATTTCGGGCCGCGTGTCCGTCAATGGCGAGCCGGCCCACATCGGCCAGCGCATCTTGCCGAGCGACCACGTGCGCATCAACGGCAAGTTGATCCAGCGCCGCGTCAGCAAGAAGCCGCCGCGCGTATTGGTCTACCACAAGCCAGCCGGCGAAATCGTCAGCCACAACGACCCGGACGGCCGTCCATCCGTGTTCGACCGCCTGCCGACCATGAAGGCAGGCAAGTGGTTGGCCGTTGGCCGCCTCGACTTCAACACGGAAGGCTTGCTGCTGTTTACCACCTCCGGTGACCTGGCCAACCGTCTGATGCACCCGCGCTACGGCATCGACCGCGAGTACGCCGTGCGTACCCTGGGCGAGCTGGAAGAGGGCATGCGCCAGAAGCTGCTGGCCGGCGTCGAGCTGGAAGACGGCCTGGCGCAGTTCTCGAAGATCGCCGATGGCGGCGGCGAAGGCATCAACAAGTGGTACCGCGTGGTGATCGGCGAAGGCCGTAACCGCGAAGTGCGCCGCATGTTCGAAGCGATCGGCCTGACCGTCTCGCGCCTGATTCGTACCCGTTACGGCGCCATGACACTGCCAAGCGGCCTGAAGCGCGGCCGCTGGGAAGAGATGGATGAAAACACTGTGCGCGATCTGCTGACCGCCTACGGCATCGAAAAGAAAATGCCGGCATCGGGCGACCCCCGTGCCGCTGGCGCCGCCAAGGGCCGCGAAGCACGCAAGGTCGAACGCAAGGACCGCGATGACGAGCCGAATGGCAACCGCATCGATGTGAGCAACCGCAACGCCGACCCGTTCCCGGTCGCGCCGCGCCGTGGCCAGCCGCAAGGCCAGTTTGCCCGTCCGCAAGGCCAGGGCCGCCCAGGCGGCGCCGGCCGTCCAGGCGAAGCGCGTGGTCCTGGTCGCGGCCAGCCGCAAGGTCCGTTCCAGGGTGGTCAGCCCCGTTCGTCGGCATCGTTCGAAGGTGCGCAAGGCCAAGGCCAGGGCCAGGGCCGTCCGCCGCGTGCGGCAGGCCAGGGTCAGGGTCGTCCGGCAGGTGGCGGCGAAGGCCGCGCGCCGCAGCGCGGTCCGCGCCAGCCCGATCCGCTGCAAACGGCCTTCGGCTTCGCCAACACGGGTCCGCGCCGCAATACGGGCGGTGGTGCCGGTGGGCAAGCGCGTTCCGGTGGCCAGCCGCGTGGCGGCATGGATCGCGGCGGCATGGATGGCATGCCGCGCCGCCGCAGCAAAGGTTAA
- the rimP gene encoding ribosome maturation factor RimP, with product MQQLGLIEKTVTGLGYELVDVERAERGLLRVFIDFSAADAAEKGPITVEDCATVSHQLSHVLTVENVPYERLEISSPGLDRPVRKLEDFVRFAGQEIIVKLMVAMPGTNNRKSFQGILQEPVGDKLSLEFEGKDGPAMLEFTLADVDKARLVPQVVFKGRKA from the coding sequence TTGCAGCAGTTGGGATTAATTGAAAAGACAGTTACTGGTCTGGGCTATGAGCTCGTTGATGTCGAACGTGCCGAGCGCGGACTGCTGCGCGTCTTTATTGATTTCAGCGCCGCCGATGCCGCTGAAAAAGGTCCGATCACGGTCGAAGACTGTGCCACGGTGAGTCACCAGTTATCGCATGTGTTGACGGTAGAGAACGTTCCTTACGAGCGTCTCGAGATTTCTTCCCCGGGTCTCGATCGTCCGGTGCGCAAGCTGGAAGACTTTGTCCGTTTCGCAGGCCAGGAAATCATCGTCAAGCTGATGGTGGCGATGCCGGGTACGAACAACCGGAAATCGTTCCAGGGGATCTTGCAAGAACCCGTGGGCGATAAATTGTCGTTGGAATTTGAAGGTAAGGATGGTCCGGCGATGTTGGAGTTTACGCTCGCGGATGTGGATAAGGCACGCTTGGTGCCGCAGGTGGTTTTTAAGGGACGCAAAGCATGA
- the nusA gene encoding transcription termination factor NusA, which yields MSREVLLLVDALAREKNVDKDVVFGALEFALAQATKKRYEGEVDIRVSIDRETGEFESFRRWHVVPDEAGLQLPDQEILHFEAKEQISDIEVDDHIEEPIESVEFGRRFAQDTKQVVLQRVRDAEREQILVDFLERGDSLVTGTIKRMERGDAIVESGKIEARLPRDQMIPKENLRIGDRVRAFILRIDRNMRGPQVILSRTAPDFIMKLFELEVPEIEQGMLEIKSAARDAGVRAKIAVYTADKRIDPIGTCVGMRGSRVQAVTGELGGERVDIVLWSEDPAQFVIGALAPANVSSIMVDEEKHAMDVVVDEENLAIAIGRSGQNVRLASDLTGWKINIMTAEESADKAAQETAAVRILFMEKLDVDQEVADILVEEGFASLEEIAYVPISEMLEIESFDEDTVNELRTRARDALVTEAIASEEGLEGMDEALVGLEGMDRITAGKLGLAGIKTVEAFAALAYDEFGAILALSADRARELITSEFKDVTDDEMKLVDSKYDDRAKALQAKAWSLAESAKA from the coding sequence ATGAGCCGCGAAGTTTTATTATTGGTTGACGCGCTGGCGCGCGAAAAAAACGTCGATAAAGATGTCGTCTTCGGCGCCCTCGAATTCGCGTTGGCGCAAGCCACGAAGAAACGGTATGAGGGTGAGGTAGACATCCGCGTTTCGATCGACCGCGAAACGGGCGAATTCGAATCGTTCCGCCGCTGGCACGTCGTGCCCGATGAAGCGGGCCTGCAATTGCCGGATCAGGAGATCCTGCATTTCGAGGCAAAAGAACAGATTTCCGATATCGAAGTCGATGACCACATCGAAGAACCGATCGAATCCGTTGAATTCGGCCGCCGTTTCGCCCAGGATACCAAACAGGTTGTCCTGCAGCGCGTGCGTGACGCCGAACGCGAACAGATCCTGGTCGACTTCCTGGAACGCGGCGACTCGCTCGTTACCGGCACCATCAAGCGCATGGAACGCGGCGACGCCATCGTCGAATCGGGCAAGATCGAAGCCCGTCTGCCACGCGACCAGATGATCCCGAAAGAGAATCTGCGTATCGGCGACCGCGTGCGTGCTTTCATCTTGCGCATCGACCGCAATATGCGCGGCCCGCAAGTGATTCTGTCGCGCACCGCGCCAGACTTCATCATGAAGCTGTTTGAGCTGGAAGTGCCGGAAATCGAGCAAGGCATGCTGGAAATCAAATCCGCTGCCCGCGATGCCGGCGTGCGCGCCAAGATCGCCGTCTACACGGCCGACAAGCGCATCGACCCGATCGGTACTTGCGTCGGCATGCGCGGTTCGCGCGTGCAGGCTGTCACCGGCGAACTCGGTGGCGAACGCGTCGACATCGTGCTGTGGTCGGAAGATCCGGCGCAGTTCGTCATCGGCGCCCTGGCGCCGGCGAACGTGTCGTCGATCATGGTTGACGAAGAAAAACACGCGATGGATGTCGTCGTGGACGAAGAAAACCTGGCAATCGCGATCGGCCGTTCCGGCCAGAACGTGCGCCTGGCCTCTGACCTGACCGGCTGGAAGATCAACATCATGACGGCCGAAGAATCGGCTGACAAAGCTGCCCAGGAAACGGCTGCCGTGCGCATCCTGTTCATGGAAAAGCTCGATGTCGACCAGGAAGTGGCCGATATTCTGGTGGAAGAAGGTTTCGCCAGTCTGGAAGAAATCGCTTACGTGCCAATTTCCGAAATGCTGGAAATCGAATCGTTTGACGAAGATACCGTCAATGAACTCCGTACCCGTGCGCGTGATGCGCTCGTTACCGAAGCGATTGCTTCGGAAGAGGGTCTGGAAGGCATGGACGAGGCGTTGGTGGGTCTGGAAGGCATGGACCGCATTACCGCCGGCAAGCTGGGTCTGGCTGGTATCAAGACCGTTGAAGCATTTGCAGCACTGGCATACGACGAATTTGGCGCAATCCTGGCCTTGTCTGCGGACCGTGCGCGTGAACTGATTACAAGTGAATTTAAAGATGTGACCGACGATGAGATGAAGTTGGTTGACTCGAAATACGACGATCGTGCCAAGGCGTTGCAAGCCAAGGCATGGAGTCTGGCCGAATCCGCAAAGGCTTAA
- the infB gene encoding translation initiation factor IF-2 — MASNNVAQFATELKMPADLLLTQLRSAGVEKSSTSDPLSKDDKDKLLDHLRRTHGAAADTEKKKITVTRKETTEIKQADATGKSRTIQVEVRKKRTFVQRDEAAPVAAEPVAPAAPVIDPADVARREEEARKQAELIARQEADLREKQERLAKLDAEKEAQAKATQQAELAAKKEAEAEAKKAAAKAAAAPAASAAAPVVDDAAAEAKKAAAAEEAKKKAAAAAVAAKEAADKAEATERARKAVADEVAQIKAMMNAPRRAIKAPEPVPVPVKPKAPEGTLHKPADKKPGDKPGDKKPAVADKKSIKSANVSSTWSDDAKKRGTTGGPKPRGNSGPGGRDSWRGGAKGRRPTHHDDRESNFQAPTEAVVKDVHVPETITVAELAHKMSVKASEVIKHLMKLGQMCTINQVLDQETAMILVEEMGHKAFAAELDDPEALLADVGEHAHFETKPRAPVVTVMGHVDHGKTSLLDYIRRAKVASGEAGGITQHIGAYHVDTPRGMITFLDTPGHEAFTAMRARGAKATDIVILVVAADDGVMPQTKEAIAHAKAAGVPLVVAINKVDKPGGNVDRVTQELVAEQVVPEEYGGESPFVPVSAKTGQGIDDLLEQVLLQAEVLELTAPVDAPARGLVVEARLDKGRGPVATILVQSGTLRRGDVILAGSSYGRVRAMLDENGKSIAEAGPSIPVEIQGLTEVPVAGEEVVVMADERKAREIGLFRQGKFRDVKLAKQQAAKLENMFDQMAEGEVKNLPLIIKTDVQGSQEALVGSLQKLSTSEVRVQVVHAAVGGITESDVNLAVASKAVIIGFNARADAQARKLAESNGVDIRYYNIIYDAIDEIRSALSGMLAPEKRETVIGQVEIRQVILVSKVGAIAGCLVTDGVVKRASSVRLLRNNIVVWSGEIESLKRFKDDAKEVRAGLECGLSLKNYNDIQVGDTLEVFEVQEIARTL, encoded by the coding sequence ATGGCGAGTAACAACGTAGCCCAATTTGCCACCGAACTGAAGATGCCTGCAGATTTGCTGCTGACGCAGCTGCGTTCTGCCGGCGTCGAGAAAAGTTCGACGTCAGATCCATTGTCGAAAGATGATAAGGACAAGCTTTTGGATCATCTGCGCCGCACACACGGCGCAGCGGCTGACACAGAAAAGAAAAAAATCACCGTGACCCGCAAGGAAACGACTGAGATCAAGCAAGCTGACGCAACCGGCAAATCGCGCACCATCCAGGTGGAAGTGCGCAAGAAACGCACTTTCGTCCAGCGTGACGAAGCTGCGCCGGTCGCCGCTGAACCGGTCGCGCCTGCCGCACCGGTGATCGATCCCGCCGACGTGGCGCGCCGTGAAGAAGAAGCCCGTAAACAGGCTGAACTGATCGCCCGCCAGGAAGCCGATCTGCGCGAAAAGCAAGAACGTCTGGCCAAGCTCGACGCGGAAAAAGAAGCCCAGGCGAAAGCCACGCAACAGGCTGAACTGGCTGCGAAGAAAGAAGCTGAAGCGGAAGCGAAGAAAGCCGCCGCCAAGGCTGCTGCCGCGCCTGCCGCCAGCGCCGCTGCGCCTGTCGTTGACGACGCCGCCGCCGAAGCGAAAAAAGCTGCTGCCGCTGAAGAAGCGAAGAAGAAAGCGGCTGCCGCTGCTGTTGCCGCCAAGGAAGCCGCTGACAAAGCGGAAGCCACCGAGCGTGCACGCAAGGCCGTTGCCGACGAAGTTGCTCAGATCAAGGCCATGATGAACGCGCCACGCCGCGCCATCAAGGCACCGGAACCCGTACCGGTTCCCGTCAAGCCGAAGGCGCCGGAAGGCACCCTGCACAAGCCTGCTGACAAGAAACCTGGCGACAAGCCGGGCGACAAGAAGCCTGCTGTTGCAGACAAGAAATCCATCAAGTCGGCCAATGTGTCGTCCACCTGGTCCGATGACGCGAAAAAACGCGGCACCACCGGTGGTCCCAAGCCACGCGGCAACAGCGGCCCAGGCGGCCGTGACAGCTGGCGCGGTGGCGCGAAGGGCCGTCGCCCGACGCACCATGACGACCGTGAATCGAACTTCCAGGCTCCTACGGAAGCCGTCGTCAAAGACGTGCACGTACCGGAAACGATCACCGTGGCCGAACTGGCGCACAAAATGTCCGTCAAGGCATCCGAAGTCATCAAGCATTTGATGAAATTGGGCCAGATGTGCACGATCAACCAGGTGCTGGACCAGGAAACCGCCATGATTCTGGTGGAAGAAATGGGCCACAAGGCGTTCGCCGCCGAACTGGACGATCCGGAAGCGTTGCTGGCCGATGTGGGCGAACACGCGCACTTCGAAACCAAGCCACGCGCACCGGTGGTCACCGTCATGGGTCACGTCGACCACGGCAAGACCTCGTTGCTCGATTACATCCGTCGCGCCAAGGTGGCTTCCGGCGAAGCGGGCGGCATTACGCAGCATATCGGTGCTTACCACGTCGATACGCCACGCGGCATGATCACCTTCCTCGACACCCCGGGCCACGAAGCGTTTACCGCGATGCGTGCCCGTGGCGCCAAGGCAACCGACATCGTGATTCTGGTGGTTGCCGCCGACGATGGCGTGATGCCGCAAACGAAAGAAGCGATTGCCCATGCGAAAGCAGCTGGCGTACCGCTGGTGGTGGCGATCAACAAGGTCGACAAACCAGGCGGCAACGTCGATCGCGTGACGCAGGAACTGGTCGCAGAACAAGTCGTACCGGAAGAATACGGTGGCGAATCGCCATTCGTGCCGGTCTCGGCCAAAACGGGTCAAGGTATCGACGACCTGCTGGAACAAGTGCTGTTGCAAGCCGAAGTGCTGGAACTGACGGCACCGGTCGATGCGCCTGCGCGCGGCCTGGTCGTCGAGGCGCGTCTGGACAAGGGCCGTGGTCCTGTCGCGACGATCCTGGTGCAGTCCGGTACCTTGCGCCGCGGCGACGTGATCCTGGCTGGCTCTTCGTATGGCCGTGTTCGCGCCATGCTGGACGAGAACGGCAAGTCGATCGCTGAAGCCGGTCCTTCGATCCCGGTCGAAATCCAGGGCTTGACGGAAGTGCCGGTTGCCGGTGAAGAAGTCGTCGTCATGGCTGACGAGCGCAAAGCGCGTGAAATCGGTCTGTTCCGTCAAGGTAAGTTCCGCGACGTGAAACTGGCGAAACAGCAAGCTGCGAAACTGGAAAACATGTTCGACCAGATGGCCGAAGGCGAAGTGAAAAACTTGCCATTGATCATCAAAACCGACGTGCAAGGTTCGCAAGAAGCGCTGGTTGGTTCGTTGCAGAAACTGTCGACCTCCGAAGTGCGCGTACAAGTTGTGCACGCAGCCGTCGGCGGCATCACGGAATCGGACGTCAACCTGGCAGTCGCCTCGAAAGCGGTCATCATCGGCTTTAACGCCCGTGCTGATGCCCAGGCACGCAAGCTGGCCGAGTCGAATGGCGTGGACATTCGCTACTACAACATCATTTACGATGCGATCGACGAGATCAGATCGGCGTTGTCGGGCATGTTGGCACCAGAGAAACGCGAAACCGTCATCGGCCAGGTCGAGATCCGCCAGGTTATCCTGGTCTCGAAAGTGGGCGCGATTGCCGGTTGCCTGGTCACCGATGGCGTGGTCAAGCGTGCTTCTTCCGTCCGCCTGTTGCGCAACAACATCGTGGTGTGGAGCGGCGAGATCGAATCCCTGAAACGCTTCAAGGACGATGCGAAAGAAGTTCGCGCCGGTCTGGAGTGCGGCCTGTCGCTGAAGAACTACAACGACATTCAGGTTGGCGACACTCTGGAAGTGTTCGAAGTCCAGGAAATCGCTCGTACCCTGTAA
- the rbfA gene encoding 30S ribosome-binding factor RbfA produces the protein MAKHSKTMPARGLRVADQIQRDLAEIVAYELKDPRVGTMITITEVQITPDYAHAKVFFTMLKDSKEAIKNTTEGLMAASGFIRGLLGKRLHIHTLPMLHFVHDSSTSRGMEMSLLIDKANATRAADAEPDVKPEADEQ, from the coding sequence ATGGCTAAACATAGCAAAACCATGCCAGCGCGCGGCTTGCGCGTGGCTGACCAGATCCAGCGCGATCTGGCTGAAATCGTCGCCTACGAATTGAAGGATCCACGCGTCGGCACGATGATCACCATCACCGAAGTGCAGATCACGCCTGACTACGCGCACGCCAAGGTGTTTTTCACGATGTTGAAAGACAGCAAGGAAGCCATCAAGAACACCACCGAAGGCCTGATGGCCGCGTCTGGCTTCATCCGTGGCTTGCTGGGCAAGCGCCTGCACATCCACACCCTGCCGATGCTGCATTTCGTGCACGACAGCTCGACTTCGCGCGGCATGGAAATGTCGCTGCTGATCGACAAGGCCAACGCCACGCGCGCGGCTGACGCCGAGCCGGATGTCAAACCAGAAGCGGACGAGCAATAA